ACGCGAGGTCGGCCTTGGCGGGGAAGTGGAAGGTGAGCGCGCCCATCGTCACACCGCAGGCACCGTGGACGGCGGACAGGGAGGTTCCGGAGTACCCGTGCCGGTCGAACTCGATGGCAGCCGCCGCGATCAGAGCCTGGCGGGTGCGTTGTGCCCGCGTCTGCTTCACCATGGACTTGACCTCGTTATCGACGAACCAGTGCCGCGAACCTACTGCCGCGGACGGCCGCCGATAACTTGCAGGAGCAACTCCAGGACAACTTGGGCAAGTCGAGGGGCGGGGGTGCCCTCCAGCGGAGGGCGACCGCACCCACCCGGACGGGCCTCAGGAGGTGATGTCCTCCGCCTGCTCACCTCTGGTGAAGTGCAGCGTCGCGATCACCTCGGCCGGCGCGATGGCCGGCAGCAGACATCGCAGCATCATCTCTATGCGCTCGGGCAGATCGGCCCGTCCGCTGGAGAGCCGCGCCATGATCTGCGTACCCGTGTACGCGGCCACGATCACCTGTGCGAACGCCGCCAAGTCCACGTGCGGATGCAGCTGGCCGAGTTCCCGCGCCTCACTGAGGTGTTCGCGGAACTGTTCGGACCACCAGTCGTAGATCGAGTAGTCGAGCAGCCCGACCTCGTTCTGCTCGACCGCGAGCCGGACCCCCGCCCGGAACAGGACGTTGCGCCGCATCTCCACGGCCAGGTAGCCGCACATGTCCAGCAGTTGCTGGAGACCGCGCTCGCCCTTGGGCCACTGGAGCTCGGCGGCCTGTTCCACGATGACCGCTCTGGCCAGTTCCTCCTTCGACTTGAAGTGGAAGTACATGGCTCCGGTAGTGATTCCGGCCCGTTGCAGAATCGCGTTGAGGCCTGCTCCGTGGTATCCGGCCTGGTCGAACACCTCCGCCGCCGAGCGGATGAGCGCGGCTCGTGTCTTGTTCGCGCGCTCCTGCCGTTGTCGTGCCATCGGCGGGACTCTCCTTGCACCTAGACAAACAAAAAGAACGACCTCTATTTTATTCACGTCGACGTCCCCGTGTCACTGGGGGCGCCTTCGATCGGTCTGCGCGTGCCCGTAAATCAGCGCCTCATCAGGGGGAACCGCCATGTCGTACAGCCTTGCCCAAAACCGTGTCGAAGCCGGTTTCGAGCTGGTCGAGCCCACCTTCACGCACAAGACGAACCAGGACGAAGTGCTCCTGCGCAGCTGGCGGCGGTCCGCGCCCGATGCCTTCGCCGTCACCGCCGAGTGGCCCGCGACGCATCCGTTCTACCGCACCCACCTCGGCCTGCACGACCCGCTGCTGCTCGGCGAGACCGTCCGGCAGGCCCTGCCGCTGCTGTCCCACCGTGCCTACCGGGTCCCGCTCGGCCACCAGCTGCTGTGGAAGGACTTCAGCTGGATCGTCGACCCCGAGGCCATGCACGCCGACGGCGGTCCGGTCGAGCTCGACCTGCGCATCAGCTGCCACGATGTGAAGTACCGCCGCGACCGCGCCGCCGCGATTTCCATGACGGTCGACGTCGAACGCGGGGGCCGCCCCATGGCCACCGCCCGTTCGAGCTTCTCCATACAGGACCGCGCGATATACGAGCGGCTGCGTGGCGGCTACGCCGACGCGGCCGCCGCCACCGCCCGAGCCGTACCCCTCCCGCCCCCGGCCGGGGTGGAGGCCTTCGGCCGCGACCGCTTCGAGGACGTGGTGCTGGCCGCCACCGACCGGCCCGGCCGCTGGCAGCTGCGGGTGGACACGACACATCCCATCCTCTTCGATCACGTGGTCGACCACGCCCCGGGCATGCTGCTCCTGGAGGCCGCCCGCCAGGCGGCCCTGGCCGCGGCCCATCCCCGGCGGACGACCGTGACCGGCATGGACTCCGTCTTCGTCAAGTACGCCGAACTGGACGCGCCCTGCTGGCTGGAGACCGAGCGCAGCGTGGACGGCGACCAGGTCAGGGTCGTCGCGCGGCAGCACGACAGGGAGATCTTCTCCAGCACCGTCACCCTGTCCGCCGCCCCGGCCACGGCCTCGGCACCCGTCACCTCCGCGCCCGTGGCCGTCTGACGTGCGCCGCCACCGCCGACCCGTCGTCCGCCGCCCCCGCTCATCGCGACCGGGACACATCGGCCGGACCGTCGGTGGCGGGCTCGCGCCGCGCATCGGACCGCCCGCCCGCGCCGGCCGTACCGCCCGTGGCGGCTGCGGCACCTGTGCCGACCGTGCCGGCCGCCTCCCGCAGCGCGTCCACCAGGCCGCGCAGCGCGGGCTGCTCCGGTGCGGTGCGGCGGGCCGCGGCGGAGATGACGCGGACCGGCTCGGGATTGCGGACCTCGCGCACGACCACGCCCGGGTGCGGGGTACGCAGCCCCAGCCGAGGCATCAGACCGATGCCGAGGCCGGCCGCCACGAAGCCCTGCGCGGTCGCGTAGTCCTCGGTCTGGATGACGAAGTCGGGGCTGAAGCCCGCCGCCGCACAGGAGTCGATCACCGGTTCGAGACAGGGGCCTGGCGGCTCGCTGCCCACCCACTGTTCGCCGGCGAGCTCGTTCAGGTTGATCACCTGCCGCTCGGCGAGCGGGTGGTCGGCGGGCAGTACGGCGGCGTACGGGTCGTCCAGGAGGTGGACGAGACGGATGGAGCCGTCGCCGGTCCTGTCCCGGGCCTGTACGACCACGGCCAGGTCGGCCCGCCCCTTGACCACCTCGTGGAACGGGTCCTCGGGGTCGGCGAGTTCGAGGTCGATCCGTACGCCGGGGTGTTCGAGCCGGAGCCGGGCCAGCGCGGGCGCGACCAGTGTGGAGCCCGCCGTGGCGAAGTAGCGGACCGAGAGGCGGCCGGTCCGCCCGGCCCGCAGATCGGCGAGGGCCGTCTCCGCCTGGGAGACGGCCGCGCTGATCAGCCCCGCGTGCTCGGTGAGCAGCAGACCCGCGGCGGTGGGCCTGACCCCCCGGCCGACCCGCTCCAGGAGCGCCGTACCCGCCTGTTTCTCCAGAGCCGCCACCTGCTGGCTGACGGCGGAAGGGGTGTAACCGAGATGGGCCGCGGCAGCCGTCACCGTGCCGCTGGTGACCACCGCGCGCAGGACCTGGAGACGCCTCACATCAAGCATGCAGTACAGCTTAACAAAAGGTGTAGAACCATATGCTTGTCCTCAAAGCTTGGCTGGGGCACCTTCATAACAGGGATGCCGGACCAAGCCAGCCACGGACCAGACGCAGATCCGGACGCGGATAGGGAGACACCATCGTGAACAGTGGCAGCACGCAGAGTCTGAGGGGTGCGGCGCGAGTGGCCGTGCTCGCCCTGCTGTGGGGATCCACCTTCCTGTGGATCGAACTGGCGCTGCGGGGGCTTTCCCCGCTCCAGGTCACACTCGCCCGCTGTGTGCTGGGCGCGGTCGTGCTCACCGGCGCGCTGTACGCCACCGGGCGGCGCCTGCCGACCGGCCGCACGGTCTGGCGGCACATCGTCATCGCCGCCTTCTTCTGCAACGCCCTGCCGTTCGCCCTCTTCAGCATCGGCCAGCAGACCGTCGACTCGGGCCTGGCCGGCGTACTGAACGCGACGACCCCGTTCTTCTCCCTCGCCCTCGGGCTCGTCCTGGGCACCGAGCGCGGCCTGCGCCCGGTCCGGCTGGCCGGTCTGCTGCTCGGCTTCGGCGGGGTCGTGGTCATCTTCGCGCCCTGGGAGCGGTCGGGCTCGCTCGGCTGGGGCGCCCTCGCGATCCTCGGCGCCGCGGCCAGCTACGCCGTCGCCTTCGTCTACATGGGCCGCACCCTGGTCGGCCGGGGCATCCCGACCCTCTCCCTCTCCGCCGCCCAGCTGATCGCGGCGACCGGGCTGACCGCCATGGCCGTGCCGGTCGGCGGCCTGGACGCGATCCACCTCAGCACGACGGCCCTGGTCGCGGTCCTGGTCCTCGGGGTCTTCAGCACCGGCGTCACCTTCCACCTCACCTACCGGATCATCGCGGCCGAGGGCGCCACCCAGGCCGCCGTGGTCGGCTACCTGCTGCCCGTGGTCTCCGTGGCGCTCGGCGCGGTCTTCCTGGGCGAGAGCGTCGGCCTCCGGGTCGCGGCCGGCATGGTCGTCGTCCTCGTCGGCGTCGGCCTGACCCGCCGCAAGGGCGCCCCGAAGCCGGCGCCGGCCGTTGAGGAGCCCGGGTCGGCATCCGCAGTTGAGGAGCCCGGGTCCACACCCGCCGTGATGGCACCCGCACGATGACTCCTTCCGCTCCCGACCCGCGACCCGGGCTCCCTGAGCCCGGGTCGCGGCCTGCGTACCGCGAACCGGCAGCCAGGACCGTCCGTACGGACCTCACCCACGCCTTCCGCCCCGGCCGGCCGCGCTTCGCGGGCGACTACGGCCTTGAGCCGCACGTCCTTCGTCTGTGGGTGTCGGGGCGTCAACTGTGTTCGGACGCACGGGATCCGCTGCTCGTGGGTGTGGAGTCGGGCGGTGGTCGGGGGAGTTCCAACCCCTCCGACCTGCGGCTGGGATAGCCGTCCGCGGGGCGGCTCGGTGAGGGACTGCGGCGCGCTCACGCCTGGTCGGCCAGCCTCTGCCGTAGGGCGTCGTTGTCGTCGTGATGGACGACCTCGTCGAAGCGCAGCCGCAGTCCGTGCCTGGTCAGCAGGCCGGCCACGATCGCGTCGAGCTGTTCGCGGTGTTCCCTGGTGCGGGCCTGCACGTACGCCTCGCGCACCTCGTCGGGTTCGTCGGCGAGGACCTGGTCCATGCGTTCGCGGATGTACCGCTTGAGGTTGATGTGTTCCATGAACACCTCGGTGATGCCGGCCTCGACGAGCTGCCCGAAGAGATGGTCCAGCAGTTCGGGCCGGGCGGCGAAGTGAGGCAGGAGCGGGCCGACGAAGGCGAAGGTGGGGATGCCGGCCCCGCGCAGTTCCGTGAGGGTGCGCAGACGGCGGGAGGCGAGCGGGGCGCGGACCTCCAGCCAGCGGCTGACCTTGTCGTCCGCGGTGGTCACGGTCATGCCGACCTCCGCCCTGGGCAGGCCGGCGAGCAGGTCGATGTCGCGGGTGACGACCGGCGACTTGGTCAGGATGCGGACCAGACCCGGGTACTCGACGTTCTTCAGTTCGCGCAGGATGCCGCGGGTGAGCCGGTACTTCGTCTCGTGGCCCTGGTAGGGGTCGGTGACCGAGCTGAGCAGCATCGTGCCGTGGCGCTTGTGCTCGGGCATCCTGGCCAGCTCCTTGCGGGCCAGATCGACGGCGTTCCGCTTCACGTACAGGTAGTCGCCCCATTCCTTGGCCGACCGGCCGAACTGCCGCCCCGCGAAGGAGGCGAAGCAGTACGCGCAGCCCAGAACGCAGCCGGTGTAGGGGTTGATCACGTAGTCGTTCGACGGGGTCTTCGACTTCTGGATCAGGGTCTTCGCCTCGATCTCGACCGGTTCCATGACGGGCTTCCTCTCTGCTGTCGGCCGCCCGCACCCGGGTCGGCCTTGTTCCTGCGCTGTGCGCGGGGCGGGGCAAGGAGAGGCGACGGACGCCCAACCTGCATCACGGGGAACAATAATCCCTGGAAGTTGATTCCATGGAATCTAAATGGTTTGCTGGGTGGGCAGCCGATCGAGCGCCTTGATCGCCGGTCTGTCCGCTTCCGGCGGGCAGGTCCTGTGAGTCGTTCCGGCGGAGCGCGGCAATCGTCTTCCGGGCCGAGTGCGTCCTGGACAGTCATGGTTTTCCCTGCACAAGAACCCCAAGGAGCAAACGACATGACCAGCGCGAACATCGACATCGCCCGCACCTACTTCCAGGCCGTCCGGACCGGAGACATGGCCGCTCTCGGTGAACTCCTCGACGCCGACATCGTCTGGCACCAGCCCGGCGCCAACCGGTTCTCCGGCGAGCACAAGGGCCAGGGTGCCGTCTTCCAGATGCTCGGCAGCATGATGGAGGCCAGCCAGGGCACCTTCGCGATCGACGAGATCCACACCCTCATGGGCAACGGGGACCTGGTCACCGCCACCATCCGCTTCACCGGCCGCCGCGGCGACGCGTCGATGAGCATGGACGGCGTCGACCTCCTGCGCATCGAGAACGGCAGGATCGCCGAGATGTGGCTCTTCTCCGCCGACCCGGCCGCCGAGGACGCCTTCTGGGGCTAGAACCGTGGGTGTCCGGGGCCGACTCGGCCCCGGACACCCACGAGCAGATCCGTACCTGCACCTGCACACGCACCTGCACGAAAGGCATCCGCATGCGGAAGATGACCGAGCAGCAGTGGCGGGCGTTCGTCACGTACGGCACCCGCACCGGCAAGCTGTCGACCAGCCGCGCCGACGGCGGCCCGCACGTGACACCGGTCTGGTTCCTTCTCGACGGCGACGACATCGTGCTCACCACCGAGAAGACCGGGGTCAAGGGCCGCAACCTCGCCCGCGACGGACGGTTCGCCCTCTGCGTCGACGAGGACCGGCCCCCGTACGCCTTCGTCCTCCTCCAGGGTCGCGCGACGATCTCCGAGGACCCGGACGGCATGCTGCGCTGGGGTGGTCTCCTGGGCGCCCGGTACATGGGCGACGACCGCGGCGAGGAGTACGCCGCACGCAACGGCGGCCCCGGCAACCTCCTCGTCCGGGGCCGCGTCGACAAAGTCGTCGCGTTCGCCGGTATCGCCGACTGAGCCGTGGGCTGACGGGGCGGGGCCGGGGGCTGTGTGCATCCGGCCCCGCCCCGTCAGCCCACGGGCGCTGCCGAGCCGTCGCGGCTCACGATGCCGGTCGGCCGGGCTGCTTCGGCGCCCGCACGGCCGGCACCGGCGTCTGTCCGGCGGCCTTCCGCTCCGCGTCCAGGGCGCGTCCGGCCGCTCGCAGCGTGCTGAGGACCGCGGTCACCTCGCGTACGGACCGCTCGGGAATCACCGATCCGATACGAAGTTCCAGTTCCTCCTCGAAGACCTTCAGCGCCCCGTCCACCAACTTCCGCCCCTCGGGCGTCAGTTCGACGATCGAGGAACGGCGGTCGTTCGGATTGGCCCGCCGCTCGCAGAGGCCCGCCGCCTCAAGGCGATCGACCACCTTGCTCGTGCCGCCCACCGTGATCGAGAACTTCTCCGCGATGTCCTGGATCCGCCGCCCGGGCCGCTGCCGCAGCAGGTGCAGCACCTCGAACGAGGTCAGCGGCAGGTCGTACTCGGCCTTCAACCGCCCCTCGATACCGTCCCACAGCTCGATCTCCAGCGAGACCAGCTCCCGGTACAGCAGCTTCAGGTCGGCGTCGGCCATCACTCGACTTCCGTAGAACTATCTTCCATGGACAGTTAATCGTAGGTCACGGCCGTCCCCGTCCACTCGTCCACGATCACGACGATGTCGAGGGTTCGTGGTCCGTGCACGCCCTTCACACGGTCCAGTTCGATGTCGCTGGTGGCCGAGGGGCCGGAGATCAGGGTCAGTGGTCGGCGCGGGTGGAGCAGACTCGGCGCCTCGGGTACGTCAGCGGAGATCCGGTCGGCCCTGACCACGCAGACATGCTGGTCCGGCAGCCGCCCCTCCTACCCGGCCTTCGAGCGCACGGCGCCGCCGTCGGCGCTGTTCACCCCATCGCCGCCACCGCACCCCATGGCACGTCATCGCACCTCTCGCGCGTACGGCGCCACGGTGATCCGGTCGATCAGCGGCGCGTACCGGGAGCGGAGCGGTACGCCGGGGTAGGTGTCCGAGGCGTAGGTGGTGCCGTCGAAGTCGGGCAGCTCCTCGGAGCGGAAGGTGATCGTGTTCTTCCCCTTCTTGAGCTCGACCGGGACGGTCAGCTCCCAGAAGTTGTTCTGGTGGAAGGTGTGCGGGAAGCCGACGCGTTGAACCGTGCCACCGTTGACGCTGATGTCGGCGTGGCGGGCGAGCGGGTCCGGGTTGTAGTGGGTCGCCTCGGCCTGTTCCGGGTTGGAGTAGCGGATGCGCACCGCGTACAGGCCGGCCTGCTTGGCGGAGACGGTGAACGTCGCGGTGTTGTTGTTGCCGGGGTCGCCACCGATGCCGGTGATCGCCGTACCGTCGGTCGCCAGCGAGAGCGGGGTAAGCGTGGCCGAGCCCGCGAGGGCCGCGTCCTGTGCCTCGTACGTCCGCGCTTCGAGGGCGCCGGTGGTGGGTGTGACGGTCAGGCGGTCGACGAGCGTGGTGCCTGAACCGCCGGTCAAGGTCACCTTGTTGACGCCGCCCGAGAGGGAGACCGCCACGCTGTTCCTGCCCTTGGACAGGCGCTGTACGTCCTGTCCGTTGACCGAGAGCCGGGCGCCCTCGCCGCCGAGGGTGTCGACCCTGAGAGTGGCCTCGCGGTCGGCGGCCGAGTACACCCAGAAGGTTGCGGTTCCCTTCTTCGGGAGCTTGGCCGCGCCCGAGCCGCTGGTGGCGGCCCTGGTGTGCCTCGGCAGCTCGTAGACGGGCCGCGCCCCGCCGTCCAGCCAGGCCAGCTCGCCCTCGTACACCTGGGTGCCGGCCGAAGCCGAGGGGAGGGTGAGGGTGAGCCGGTCGACGATCGCGTCACCCTTGGTGGCGCGTCTGCCGTCGGAGCTCTGCGCGGCGAGCGTCAGGGTGTGCTTGCCCTTGGTGAGCCTCACCTTGGTGTCGGTGTGGTCCCAGACCACCCACTTGTAGGCGAGCGGCAGGTTGAGCTCCTGCTCGCCGGTGGCGTCGCCGTCGACCCGCAGGAAGACGTTGGTGGGGCCCTGTTCCTTGACCTTGTCGTAGGTGTTGAGGGAGTTGGCGAAGACGCTCAGGTCGTAGGTGCCGTCCTCGGGCACGTCCACCGTGAAGTCCAGCGTGACGTCCGAGCCGGTACGCAGGCCGCCGACGTTGTAGCCGCCGGAGGTGTAGAACTTCGAGACGTCGCGAGGTGATCCCTCCGGACCGTTCCTGGAGTAGCCGGCCCCGGTGTGAGCCGCGTCCTCCGCCTCGTACGAACCCTGCCAGCGGGTCGACGCGGACTGTGTGGTCCTCGTCTTCCCGGCCGGGCTGAGGACGATCTCGTAGGCCGAGGACTCCTTCAGGGCCGGCAGCGTGCCGTCGCCGAAGTCGACGGCGACAGTGCCGTCGGCACCGATCGTCAGGTCGGTCTCGGTGAGCAGCTTCGGCCCCGAGGAGTCGCCGACCTGTCCGGTCCACTCGATCTCCCGTACCCAGGCGTGCACGCGCTTGCCGAAGAGCTTCGTCGGGACACCCGCGAAGATGATGTGGCCCTTGCCGGTCGACCCGCCGAAGACCAGCCGCGTCTGCTTCTTCTTCTCGTCGAGGGTGGCGACGCCCTGCATGGTGTAGTTCTCGCCGGGGAACGGCGGGGTCACCGTGACGGTGTGTCCGCTCATCGAGGCGTACGAGTTCAGCAGCCACCACTGTCCGTTGCCGCGGTTGGACTGCACCGCGGAGTCGGAGAGGTTGCCGTCGATGTTCCAGTACGCGATGTCGGCGTCCACCTTGGACTCCTCGATCGCGGACACCCACTGGATCATCTGGCCGGGGACGGAGGTGTGGTAGTTGAAGGCGTACTCGTTGATGTTGATGGGGAGTTGGGTGCCCTCGCGGCTGGTGCCCTTGAACAGCTCCTGCTCCCACGTCCGGTACTTGGCGACGTTCTCGCGCACCGCCTCCGGGTGGCTCAGCTCGTGCCAGGTGATCACCTGAGGGAGGGTTCCGGCGGCCAGGGTGTGCGTGAGGAACCCCTTCACCTGGCCGTACAGGATGCTGGTGTTGGGGCCGGAGATACGGGCGTCGGGCATCCTGCTCTTGATGAGCTGGTAGGCGTCGTCCCAGGCGGCGAAGAAGTCGGAGGGGTCGTCGAGCCAGCTGACCTTGTTGTAACTCCACTCACCGGTGCCGAACATGTTGCCCTCGGGCTCGTTGAACGGCACGAAGACGATGTTGTCCTGGTACTCCTTCGGCAGCTTCAGGACCTGGTCGACCTGCTCGGCGATCTTCTCCTTGTACAGCTTGATCTTCTCTGCGGGCGTGTCGCCCGGCCACTGGTACGGGAAGCCGCGGTGGATGTCGGTCATGTAGATGTACACGTCGCCGTCGGTGGAGTCGGCCAGCGGCTTGACCACCTCCAGCGCGTCGGCACCCGGGTGCTGCGGGCCGTCCTGCGCCTTCGTGGAGACCGTGCGCAGACCCATGCCCTCGATGAGGTTGCCGGTGGGGACGTCCGGCCCGTACACGCCGTAGAGGGTGCCGGAGGCCCCGCCGTGGAACGCGCCGGTGTCCGAGCCGAGGTCGACGGTGAGCTGACCCTCGCGGACCACGGTGACGGTCGCCGTCACGGCGCGTCCGGCCGCGGTTCCGGCGACCGTGAACGTGCCTGGCTTCGCGTACTTCTCGGCCGGTACGGCGTCCCAGGCGACCGGCGTGTCACGGTCGTACCCGTCGGAGAAGGAGGCGCGGACGCCGGCGGGCAGGGACGGGGCGGTCCCGGTGGTGGTACGGGCCTCGAAGGCCGTCTTCGACAACTCCTGGACGGTGGGCAGCGACCCGACGGTACCGGCCACCTGCTCCGCGCTCAGCGCCGAGTGCCACACGGTGAAGTCGTCGATCGCGCCCTTGAGCAGCGGATCCGGCCAGAAGGACTTCCCGATGTAACCGGCTGCCGTGGCCGAACTGTCCAGCAGGTCCGTGGCCTTGATGGTGGTCGCGGTGGAGGAGACCGCCACGCCGTCCAGGTAGCTGGTGAGCCGGCCGGCGCCGGTGTCCAGGGTGACGGTGACGGTCCGCCAGACGTTCGCGGGAAGCATCGCGTAGCCGATGGCCTGCGCCTCAGCTCCGCCTCCGCCGGTGGTGACCGAGGTCTGGAACAGCCCGTTGCCGCTGTACGGAGTGCTGAACAAATACTTGGTGGTGTCGGTGCCGAAATCGAAGATCCGTTGCCAGGACGACTTGTCGCCGTTCCACTTCACGCGCGCGGAGACCGTCAGGTCGGTGGCGTCGCCGAGCACCTCACGGGGCAGCCGCACATACGCACCGTCGGAGGTGGGCGCCCCGCCGGGCAGCGCCAGTGCCGCGCCGCCGTCCGCGCCCGCGACGGACCGGGCGGTGGAGCCGTTCACCAGGGTGGCCGTCAGGCCGTTGCCCGAACTGTCGGCGATCTCGCCGGAGGCGAGGTCGCCCTGGTCGAAGGTGTAACGGGCGGCGGGCCGGGGAGCGTCGGCCGCCTGGGCGGGGCCCATGGGTGCGGTCAGCAGGCCCGCGCCCAGAGCCACTGCCACGGCGGCCGAGGCCCGGCGCCGGGCGGATCTGTCAGCGGATGGCATGGAAGGCGTCCTCGATCTTTGAGTAACGACGAGTCGAACCGATTCGATCTCCTGGGCCGCGGGGGCGACGGAGTTTTCCGAGGTGGCGGGGACGGTGGCCCGTACGCCCGGGGGAGGGAGCCGCTCAGGTCCGCGGCAACCGGAAGGATCTCCTCGTCGAATCGGTTCGGCGAAGCTAGCACCGGGTTGTTCCGGCAGCAATCCCCCCGACATGAGGTTCTACCGGCCGGATCGAGGGCCGGAAAATGTGGGGCTGGGTATTGACAGGCGTCCGGGCGGTTCCTACCTTCACTTCACGCGAACCGGTTCGACAATCGGTCGCGCATCTTGGCCCACCCCACCCTCGTCACCGGTCGGCGCTCTCCCACCCCGAGAACGTCGTACCGGTCCGAGCAAGGAGTCGTTGTGAACATCGGTGAGATCGCCCGGCGGGCCGGTGTCTCGCGGAGCACCGTGTCCTACGCGCTGAGCGGCAAACGCCCGGTGTCCGACGAGACCCGGCGAAGGGTCCGGAAGGTCATCGACGAGCTGGGATACCGGCCCAACGCGAGCGCACGCGCTCTCGCCAACGGCCGGACCAGCACGATCGCCCTGGTCTTCCCGCCGGCCGGGAACCACTACACCGGCATGCAGCTGGACTTCATCGGCAGCGTGGTGGAGGCCGCGGCGGCGTACGACTACGACGTGCTGCTGTCACCCAGC
The DNA window shown above is from Streptomyces sp. NBC_01451 and carries:
- a CDS encoding ScbR family autoregulator-binding transcription factor gives rise to the protein MARQRQERANKTRAALIRSAAEVFDQAGYHGAGLNAILQRAGITTGAMYFHFKSKEELARAVIVEQAAELQWPKGERGLQQLLDMCGYLAVEMRRNVLFRAGVRLAVEQNEVGLLDYSIYDWWSEQFREHLSEARELGQLHPHVDLAAFAQVIVAAYTGTQIMARLSSGRADLPERIEMMLRCLLPAIAPAEVIATLHFTRGEQAEDITS
- a CDS encoding ScbA/BarX family gamma-butyrolactone biosynthesis protein, whose amino-acid sequence is MSYSLAQNRVEAGFELVEPTFTHKTNQDEVLLRSWRRSAPDAFAVTAEWPATHPFYRTHLGLHDPLLLGETVRQALPLLSHRAYRVPLGHQLLWKDFSWIVDPEAMHADGGPVELDLRISCHDVKYRRDRAAAISMTVDVERGGRPMATARSSFSIQDRAIYERLRGGYADAAAATARAVPLPPPAGVEAFGRDRFEDVVLAATDRPGRWQLRVDTTHPILFDHVVDHAPGMLLLEAARQAALAAAHPRRTTVTGMDSVFVKYAELDAPCWLETERSVDGDQVRVVARQHDREIFSSTVTLSAAPATASAPVTSAPVAV
- a CDS encoding LysR family transcriptional regulator, giving the protein MLDVRRLQVLRAVVTSGTVTAAAAHLGYTPSAVSQQVAALEKQAGTALLERVGRGVRPTAAGLLLTEHAGLISAAVSQAETALADLRAGRTGRLSVRYFATAGSTLVAPALARLRLEHPGVRIDLELADPEDPFHEVVKGRADLAVVVQARDRTGDGSIRLVHLLDDPYAAVLPADHPLAERQVINLNELAGEQWVGSEPPGPCLEPVIDSCAAAGFSPDFVIQTEDYATAQGFVAAGLGIGLMPRLGLRTPHPGVVVREVRNPEPVRVISAAARRTAPEQPALRGLVDALREAAGTVGTGAAAATGGTAGAGGRSDARREPATDGPADVSRSR
- a CDS encoding DMT family transporter — translated: MNSGSTQSLRGAARVAVLALLWGSTFLWIELALRGLSPLQVTLARCVLGAVVLTGALYATGRRLPTGRTVWRHIVIAAFFCNALPFALFSIGQQTVDSGLAGVLNATTPFFSLALGLVLGTERGLRPVRLAGLLLGFGGVVVIFAPWERSGSLGWGALAILGAAASYAVAFVYMGRTLVGRGIPTLSLSAAQLIAATGLTAMAVPVGGLDAIHLSTTALVAVLVLGVFSTGVTFHLTYRIIAAEGATQAAVVGYLLPVVSVALGAVFLGESVGLRVAAGMVVVLVGVGLTRRKGAPKPAPAVEEPGSASAVEEPGSTPAVMAPAR
- a CDS encoding SPL family radical SAM protein translates to MEPVEIEAKTLIQKSKTPSNDYVINPYTGCVLGCAYCFASFAGRQFGRSAKEWGDYLYVKRNAVDLARKELARMPEHKRHGTMLLSSVTDPYQGHETKYRLTRGILRELKNVEYPGLVRILTKSPVVTRDIDLLAGLPRAEVGMTVTTADDKVSRWLEVRAPLASRRLRTLTELRGAGIPTFAFVGPLLPHFAARPELLDHLFGQLVEAGITEVFMEHINLKRYIRERMDQVLADEPDEVREAYVQARTREHREQLDAIVAGLLTRHGLRLRFDEVVHHDDNDALRQRLADQA
- a CDS encoding nuclear transport factor 2 family protein, with product MTSANIDIARTYFQAVRTGDMAALGELLDADIVWHQPGANRFSGEHKGQGAVFQMLGSMMEASQGTFAIDEIHTLMGNGDLVTATIRFTGRRGDASMSMDGVDLLRIENGRIAEMWLFSADPAAEDAFWG
- a CDS encoding PPOX class F420-dependent oxidoreductase, translating into MRKMTEQQWRAFVTYGTRTGKLSTSRADGGPHVTPVWFLLDGDDIVLTTEKTGVKGRNLARDGRFALCVDEDRPPYAFVLLQGRATISEDPDGMLRWGGLLGARYMGDDRGEEYAARNGGPGNLLVRGRVDKVVAFAGIAD
- a CDS encoding MarR family winged helix-turn-helix transcriptional regulator yields the protein MADADLKLLYRELVSLEIELWDGIEGRLKAEYDLPLTSFEVLHLLRQRPGRRIQDIAEKFSITVGGTSKVVDRLEAAGLCERRANPNDRRSSIVELTPEGRKLVDGALKVFEEELELRIGSVIPERSVREVTAVLSTLRAAGRALDAERKAAGQTPVPAVRAPKQPGRPAS
- a CDS encoding LamG-like jellyroll fold domain-containing protein, producing MPSADRSARRRASAAVAVALGAGLLTAPMGPAQAADAPRPAARYTFDQGDLASGEIADSSGNGLTATLVNGSTARSVAGADGGAALALPGGAPTSDGAYVRLPREVLGDATDLTVSARVKWNGDKSSWQRIFDFGTDTTKYLFSTPYSGNGLFQTSVTTGGGGAEAQAIGYAMLPANVWRTVTVTLDTGAGRLTSYLDGVAVSSTATTIKATDLLDSSATAAGYIGKSFWPDPLLKGAIDDFTVWHSALSAEQVAGTVGSLPTVQELSKTAFEARTTTGTAPSLPAGVRASFSDGYDRDTPVAWDAVPAEKYAKPGTFTVAGTAAGRAVTATVTVVREGQLTVDLGSDTGAFHGGASGTLYGVYGPDVPTGNLIEGMGLRTVSTKAQDGPQHPGADALEVVKPLADSTDGDVYIYMTDIHRGFPYQWPGDTPAEKIKLYKEKIAEQVDQVLKLPKEYQDNIVFVPFNEPEGNMFGTGEWSYNKVSWLDDPSDFFAAWDDAYQLIKSRMPDARISGPNTSILYGQVKGFLTHTLAAGTLPQVITWHELSHPEAVRENVAKYRTWEQELFKGTSREGTQLPININEYAFNYHTSVPGQMIQWVSAIEESKVDADIAYWNIDGNLSDSAVQSNRGNGQWWLLNSYASMSGHTVTVTPPFPGENYTMQGVATLDEKKKQTRLVFGGSTGKGHIIFAGVPTKLFGKRVHAWVREIEWTGQVGDSSGPKLLTETDLTIGADGTVAVDFGDGTLPALKESSAYEIVLSPAGKTRTTQSASTRWQGSYEAEDAAHTGAGYSRNGPEGSPRDVSKFYTSGGYNVGGLRTGSDVTLDFTVDVPEDGTYDLSVFANSLNTYDKVKEQGPTNVFLRVDGDATGEQELNLPLAYKWVVWDHTDTKVRLTKGKHTLTLAAQSSDGRRATKGDAIVDRLTLTLPSASAGTQVYEGELAWLDGGARPVYELPRHTRAATSGSGAAKLPKKGTATFWVYSAADREATLRVDTLGGEGARLSVNGQDVQRLSKGRNSVAVSLSGGVNKVTLTGGSGTTLVDRLTVTPTTGALEARTYEAQDAALAGSATLTPLSLATDGTAITGIGGDPGNNNTATFTVSAKQAGLYAVRIRYSNPEQAEATHYNPDPLARHADISVNGGTVQRVGFPHTFHQNNFWELTVPVELKKGKNTITFRSEELPDFDGTTYASDTYPGVPLRSRYAPLIDRITVAPYAREVR